In one Poecilia reticulata strain Guanapo linkage group LG8, Guppy_female_1.0+MT, whole genome shotgun sequence genomic region, the following are encoded:
- the LOC103469020 gene encoding globoside alpha-1,3-N-acetylgalactosaminyltransferase 1 isoform X2, whose amino-acid sequence MFVYLDPIYSFRENLCGSSEGRSENGHLFRSPDLHLVITDGLKYPQPSIMHGRTDIVSVTPWLAPVVWEGTFQPVLLDSIYQKRNITVAATVFAVGKYIRFLKDFLETAEQHFFVGFKVKVYVFTDQPNEVPKVKMAAGRELVVRLVQNSKRWQEISARRMEIIQTLIEEMLKNDVDYIFCLDVDSKFHSRWGTESLGELVAVIHPGYYKDDRSRFPYERRPTSRAYVAPGEGDFYYCGGAFGGVLAEVHQLAQTCHKNFDDDAKEGIEAAWQEESHLNRYLWLNKPSKVLSPEYLWQDFKARNSEVRVIRFSGVIKDYNQIRPN is encoded by the exons ATCTGAGAATGGACATCTCTTCAGGAGTCCTGACCTACACCTGGTGATAACCGATGG GTTGAAGTACCCACAGCCGAGCATCATGCACGG TCGGACAGACATTGTGTCGGTGACGCCCTGGTTGGCGCCGGTCGTCTGGGAGGGAACCTTCCAGCCGGTTCTGCTTGACAGTATCTACCAAAAGAGGAACATCACCGTTGCTGCCACAGTGTTTGCTGTTGGGAA GTACATCAGGTTCCTGAAGGACTTCCTGGAGACGGCGGAGCAGCACTTCTTCGTAGGTTTCAAAGTGAAGGTTTATGTGTTCACCGACCAGCCGAATGAGGTGCCCAAagtgaaaatggctgctggCAGAGAG CTGGTGGTGCGTTTGGTGCAGAACTCCAAACGTTGGCAGGAAATCTCAGCCAGAAGGATGGAGATCATCCAGACCCTGATCGAGGAGATGCTCAAAAACGATGTGGACTACATCTTCTGTTTGGATGTGGACTCAAAGTTTCACAGTCGATGGGGAACCGAGTCTCTAGGAGAACTGGTGGCTGTGATCCATCCAG GGTACTATAAAGACGACCGCAGTAGGTTCCCATACGAACGGCGGCCCACCTCCAGAGCCTACGTGGCTCCTGGCGAGGGCGACTTCTACTACTGCGGCGGCGCCTTCGGAGGCGTCCTGGCCGAGGTTCATCAACTCGCTCAAACCTGCCACAAGAACTTCGATGACGATGCCAAGGAAGGCATTGAGGCTGCCTGGCAGGAGGAGAGCCACTTGAACAG GTACTTGTGGCTGAACAAACCCAGTAAGGTTCTGTCTCCTGAGTACCTCTGGCAGGATTTCAAAGCCAGAAATTCGGAAGTTCGTGTAATCAGATTCTCTGGAGTCATAAAGGACTACAACCAAATACGACCCAACTGA
- the LOC103469020 gene encoding globoside alpha-1,3-N-acetylgalactosaminyltransferase 1 isoform X3, which translates to MNLKLVAVLLFLVVVLGSENGHLFRSPDLHLVITDGLKYPQPSIMHGRTDIVSVTPWLAPVVWEGTFQPVLLDSIYQKRNITVAATVFAVGKYIRFLKDFLETAEQHFFVGFKVKVYVFTDQPNEVPKVKMAAGRELVVRLVQNSKRWQEISARRMEIIQTLIEEMLKNDVDYIFCLDVDSKFHSRWGTESLGELVAVIHPGYYKDDRSRFPYERRPTSRAYVAPGEGDFYYCGGAFGGVLAEVHQLAQTCHKNFDDDAKEGIEAAWQEESHLNRYLWLNKPSKVLSPEYLWQDFKARNSEVRVIRFSGVIKDYNQIRPN; encoded by the exons ATCTGAGAATGGACATCTCTTCAGGAGTCCTGACCTACACCTGGTGATAACCGATGG GTTGAAGTACCCACAGCCGAGCATCATGCACGG TCGGACAGACATTGTGTCGGTGACGCCCTGGTTGGCGCCGGTCGTCTGGGAGGGAACCTTCCAGCCGGTTCTGCTTGACAGTATCTACCAAAAGAGGAACATCACCGTTGCTGCCACAGTGTTTGCTGTTGGGAA GTACATCAGGTTCCTGAAGGACTTCCTGGAGACGGCGGAGCAGCACTTCTTCGTAGGTTTCAAAGTGAAGGTTTATGTGTTCACCGACCAGCCGAATGAGGTGCCCAAagtgaaaatggctgctggCAGAGAG CTGGTGGTGCGTTTGGTGCAGAACTCCAAACGTTGGCAGGAAATCTCAGCCAGAAGGATGGAGATCATCCAGACCCTGATCGAGGAGATGCTCAAAAACGATGTGGACTACATCTTCTGTTTGGATGTGGACTCAAAGTTTCACAGTCGATGGGGAACCGAGTCTCTAGGAGAACTGGTGGCTGTGATCCATCCAG GGTACTATAAAGACGACCGCAGTAGGTTCCCATACGAACGGCGGCCCACCTCCAGAGCCTACGTGGCTCCTGGCGAGGGCGACTTCTACTACTGCGGCGGCGCCTTCGGAGGCGTCCTGGCCGAGGTTCATCAACTCGCTCAAACCTGCCACAAGAACTTCGATGACGATGCCAAGGAAGGCATTGAGGCTGCCTGGCAGGAGGAGAGCCACTTGAACAG GTACTTGTGGCTGAACAAACCCAGTAAGGTTCTGTCTCCTGAGTACCTCTGGCAGGATTTCAAAGCCAGAAATTCGGAAGTTCGTGTAATCAGATTCTCTGGAGTCATAAAGGACTACAACCAAATACGACCCAACTGA